Proteins from a genomic interval of Benincasa hispida cultivar B227 chromosome 7, ASM972705v1, whole genome shotgun sequence:
- the LOC120082134 gene encoding F-box protein At1g67340, protein MRTRTGLSYPQLQPNTLSSDNHHRKRTHYVAADRPFCRKRNKLSSDTKIPTADLFDSLPDDLIISILSNLSSAASSPSDFINILLTCKRLNSLGLNPMVLSRASQKTFAIRARNWTESAHRFLKQCSDAGNVEACYTLGMIRFYCLQNRGSGASLMAKAAICSHAPALYSLAVIQFNGSGGSKNDKDLRAGVALCARAAFLGHIDALRELGHCLQDGYGVRQNITEGRRFLVQANARELAAVLSSEAASSVAASRSCLTWSIHPPHHRHITGSGCPLLSDFGCNIPAPEVHPASQFLAEWFEARGGSPGHGLRLCSHVGCGRPETRRHEFRRCSVCGAVNYCSRACQALDWKLRHKMDCAPVERWLDENGDGGADGADVIMDES, encoded by the exons atGAGAACTCGAACAGGCTTATCTTACCCTCAACTTCAACCAAACACCTTGTCTTCCGACAACCATCATCGGAAAAGAACACACTATGTCGCTGCCGACCGCCCCTTTTGCCGGAAAAGGAATAAGCTCTCTTCCGACACCAAAATACCCACCGCCGATTTATTCGATTCCTTGCCGGACGACCTCATCATTTCTATTCTCTCTAATCTCAGCTCCGCTGCTTCTTCCCCCTCCGATTTCATCAATATCTTGCTAAC ATGCAAAAGATTAAACAGTTTAGGACTTAATCCAATGGTATTATCAAGAGCTTCTCAGAAGACTTTCGCAATTAGGGCACGGAACTGGACGGAATCGGCTCACCGGTTTCTGAAACAGTGTTCCGATGCCGGAAATGTCGAGGCCTGTTATACACTTGGCATG atTCGTTTCTACTGTTTGCAAAATCGGGGCAGCGGAGCGTCGTTGATGGCGAAGGCGGCGATTTGTTCCCACGCGCCGGCTCTTTACTCACTTGCCGTCATTCAGTTTAACGGCAGCGGTGGATCCAAAAACGATAAGGACCTCCGTGCCGGAGTCGCGCTTTGTGCTCGTGCGGCGTTTCTGGGCCACATCGACGCCCTTAGGGAACTTGGTCATTGCCTTCAAGACGGTTACGGCGTTCGCCAGAACATAACGGAGGGTCGACGGTTTCTTGTTCAGGCAAACGCGCGTGAACTCGCCGCCGTGTTGTCGTCGGAGGCGGCTTCTTCCGTCGCTGCATCGCGCTCGTGTCTCACGTGGAGCATTCATCCTCCTCACCATCGGCACATTACGGGCTCGGGATGTCCGTTGTTAAGCGATTTCGGTTGCAATATTCCGGCGCCGGAGGTTCATCCGGCGAGTCAGTTTTTGGCGGAGTGGTTTGAGGCACGAGGGGGGTCGCCTGGGCATGGTCTGAGGCTGTGTTCGCACGTGGGGTGTGGACGGCCGGAGACGAGACGGCATGAGTTCCGTCGGTGTTCCGTTTGTGGTGCCGTTAACTACTGCTCACGTGCGTGTCAGGCGCTGGATTGGAAACTCCGTCACAAGATGGATTGTGCTCCGGTGGAACGTTGGCTTGATGAAAACGGTGACGGTGGGGCCGATGGGGCCGATGTTATCATGGacgaaagttaa